A window from Gopherus flavomarginatus isolate rGopFla2 chromosome 4, rGopFla2.mat.asm, whole genome shotgun sequence encodes these proteins:
- the RMND1 gene encoding required for meiotic nuclear division protein 1 homolog isoform X4 has translation MNLSKGINILSTLAEEATAVKSEIITSTVSESKGLSDFHQFTVQSEAMTVKLLGFLARCSHVLMKICECQGLHKPRHPVLKLSNDVVRASFRTLAPDKVLNLCTPETATCCLTNLREQLKNWQMSEAKVVNYQVGEVYPPFREDALRTVNYKHGLSSVRKFMKMPTRFYSVVSAGKILPKQSILPTKRPPKAPRTKQPSRANQPLVSETEDLMQCTAFATADEYHLGNLCHELTSYGYVEITSLPRDAANVLVIGTENAAKEYDPGMIFFFREGSVVFWNVEEKTMKKIMQVLERHEIQPYEVALVHWENEEINYRKGEGQSKLHRGQILLNSDLDIDEVILQKFAFSNALCLSVKLAIWESSLDNFVESIQSIPEILKSRKNVKLSHADVMQKIGELFALRHCINLSSDLLITPDFYWDRENLEELYDKTCQFLSINRRVKSSCTRWTVAFGLGKQALNVRITSLCRSGMTSSSCRTFGCGKQPGTVRGARLSTAAQGHQNETCALGGEMRGNCRVEAGN, from the exons atgaatttgtCCAAAGGaataaatattctttctacactggcagaagaagctactgctgttaaaagtgagattatcacttcaacagtctcagAATCCAagggcttaagtgacttccaccagttcactg tTCAGAGTGAAGCAATGACAGTAAAACTGCTGGGATTCCTGGCTAGATGTTCCCATGTGTTAATGAAAATATGTGAGTGCCAAGGCCTTCATAAACCTAGGCATCCAGTGTTAAAACTAAGCAATGATGTTGTCAGGGCATCATTCAGAACTCTAGCACCAGACAAAGTCTTGAACTTGTGCACTCCTGAAACTGCTACCTGTTGCTTGACAAATCTGCGTGAACAACTCAAGAATTGGCAAATGTCAGAAGCAAAGGTTGTGAATTACCAGGTTGGAGAAGTTTATCCTCCATTCAGGGAGGATGCTCTAAGGACTGTGAACTACAAGCATGGACTAAGTAGTGTTAGAAAGTTTATGAAAATGCCAACAAGATTTTATTCAGTTGTATCAGCTGGTAAAATACTGCCAAAACAAAGTATTCTGCCAACTAAGAGACCACCGAAGGCACCTAGGACCAAACAGCCATCCAGAGCTAACCAGCCACTGGTGTCAGAAACTGAG GATCTGATGCAGTGTACAGCCTTCGCAACAGCAGATGAATATCATCTTGGTAATCTGTGTCATGAGCTGACTTCATATGGATACGTTGAAATAACAAGTTTGCCTAGAG atgcAGCAAATGTTTTAGTGATTGGCACGGAAAACGCTGCAAAAGAATATGATCCTGGTATGATCTTTTTCTTCAG GGAAGGGTCTGTTGTGTTTTGGAATGTGGAAGAGAAAACG ATGAAAAAAATAATGCAAGTGTTGGAGCGGCATGAAATTCAGCCTTATGAAGTTGCACTGGTTCATTGGGAGAATGAAGAAATTAACTACAGGAAAGGAGA AGGCCAGTCAAAGCTCCACAGAGGACAAATCTTGTTAAATTCTGACCTGGATATTGATGAAGTAATTCTGCAGAAATTTGCCTTTTCAAATGCTCTTTGCCTTTCTG TAAAACTGGCCATTTGGGAATCATCCTTGGATAATTTTGTGGAATCTATCCAGTCAATTCCTGAG ATATTAAAATCAAGAAAAAATGTGAAACTTTCTCATGCTGATGTAATGCAGAAAATTGGGGAACTCTTTGCCTTacg gcactgtataaatctgaGTTCAGACCTGCTGATAACTCCTGACTTCTACTGGGACAGAGAAAACCTTGAAGAGCTTTATGACAAAACCTGTCAGTTTCTCAGCATTAATCGCAGAGTTAAG agcagctgcacacgGTGGACtgttgcttttgggctcgggaaacaagcactgaatgttAGGATCACATCattatgcaggtctgggatgacaagcagtagctgcagaacttttggatgtggaaAGCAACCTGGAACTGTACGTGGAGCTCGCCTCAGcactgcggcacaaggacaccaaaatgagacctGTGCTCTCGGTGGAGAAATGCGTGGCAATTGCCGTGTGGAAGCTGGTAACTAG
- the RMND1 gene encoding required for meiotic nuclear division protein 1 homolog isoform X3: MTQAHLVVSSMSSVRRGPKVGSRAQGRAVWRCCSPRARETSRPLPPGSSVQSEAMTVKLLGFLARCSHVLMKICECQGLHKPRHPVLKLSNDVVRASFRTLAPDKVLNLCTPETATCCLTNLREQLKNWQMSEAKVVNYQVGEVYPPFREDALRTVNYKHGLSSVRKFMKMPTRFYSVVSAGKILPKQSILPTKRPPKAPRTKQPSRANQPLVSETEDLMQCTAFATADEYHLGNLCHELTSYGYVEITSLPRDAANVLVIGTENAAKEYDPGMIFFFREGSVVFWNVEEKTMKKIMQVLERHEIQPYEVALVHWENEEINYRKGEGQSKLHRGQILLNSDLDIDEVILQKFAFSNALCLSVKLAIWESSLDNFVESIQSIPEILKSRKNVKLSHADVMQKIGELFALRHCINLSSDLLITPDFYWDRENLEELYDKTCQFLSINRRVKSSCTRWTVAFGLGKQALNVRITSLCRSGMTSSSCRTFGCGKQPGTVRGARLSTAAQGHQNETCALGGEMRGNCRVEAGN, encoded by the exons ATGACGCAAGCGCACCTCGTTGTGTCTTCAATGAGCAGTGTCAGGCGGGGACCGAAGGTCGGGAGCCGGGCGCAGGGACGGGCAGTTTGGCGCTGCTGTTCCCCGCGCGCCAGGGAGAcgagccgccccctcccccccggaagCTCAG tTCAGAGTGAAGCAATGACAGTAAAACTGCTGGGATTCCTGGCTAGATGTTCCCATGTGTTAATGAAAATATGTGAGTGCCAAGGCCTTCATAAACCTAGGCATCCAGTGTTAAAACTAAGCAATGATGTTGTCAGGGCATCATTCAGAACTCTAGCACCAGACAAAGTCTTGAACTTGTGCACTCCTGAAACTGCTACCTGTTGCTTGACAAATCTGCGTGAACAACTCAAGAATTGGCAAATGTCAGAAGCAAAGGTTGTGAATTACCAGGTTGGAGAAGTTTATCCTCCATTCAGGGAGGATGCTCTAAGGACTGTGAACTACAAGCATGGACTAAGTAGTGTTAGAAAGTTTATGAAAATGCCAACAAGATTTTATTCAGTTGTATCAGCTGGTAAAATACTGCCAAAACAAAGTATTCTGCCAACTAAGAGACCACCGAAGGCACCTAGGACCAAACAGCCATCCAGAGCTAACCAGCCACTGGTGTCAGAAACTGAG GATCTGATGCAGTGTACAGCCTTCGCAACAGCAGATGAATATCATCTTGGTAATCTGTGTCATGAGCTGACTTCATATGGATACGTTGAAATAACAAGTTTGCCTAGAG atgcAGCAAATGTTTTAGTGATTGGCACGGAAAACGCTGCAAAAGAATATGATCCTGGTATGATCTTTTTCTTCAG GGAAGGGTCTGTTGTGTTTTGGAATGTGGAAGAGAAAACG ATGAAAAAAATAATGCAAGTGTTGGAGCGGCATGAAATTCAGCCTTATGAAGTTGCACTGGTTCATTGGGAGAATGAAGAAATTAACTACAGGAAAGGAGA AGGCCAGTCAAAGCTCCACAGAGGACAAATCTTGTTAAATTCTGACCTGGATATTGATGAAGTAATTCTGCAGAAATTTGCCTTTTCAAATGCTCTTTGCCTTTCTG TAAAACTGGCCATTTGGGAATCATCCTTGGATAATTTTGTGGAATCTATCCAGTCAATTCCTGAG ATATTAAAATCAAGAAAAAATGTGAAACTTTCTCATGCTGATGTAATGCAGAAAATTGGGGAACTCTTTGCCTTacg gcactgtataaatctgaGTTCAGACCTGCTGATAACTCCTGACTTCTACTGGGACAGAGAAAACCTTGAAGAGCTTTATGACAAAACCTGTCAGTTTCTCAGCATTAATCGCAGAGTTAAG agcagctgcacacgGTGGACtgttgcttttgggctcgggaaacaagcactgaatgttAGGATCACATCattatgcaggtctgggatgacaagcagtagctgcagaacttttggatgtggaaAGCAACCTGGAACTGTACGTGGAGCTCGCCTCAGcactgcggcacaaggacaccaaaatgagacctGTGCTCTCGGTGGAGAAATGCGTGGCAATTGCCGTGTGGAAGCTGGTAACTAG
- the RMND1 gene encoding required for meiotic nuclear division protein 1 homolog isoform X1, with protein sequence MTQAHLVVSSMSSVRRGPKVGSRAQGRAVWRCCSPRARETSRPLPPGSSGLWSQTISQFGMNLSKGINILSTLAEEATAVKSEIITSTVSESKGLSDFHQFTVQSEAMTVKLLGFLARCSHVLMKICECQGLHKPRHPVLKLSNDVVRASFRTLAPDKVLNLCTPETATCCLTNLREQLKNWQMSEAKVVNYQVGEVYPPFREDALRTVNYKHGLSSVRKFMKMPTRFYSVVSAGKILPKQSILPTKRPPKAPRTKQPSRANQPLVSETEDLMQCTAFATADEYHLGNLCHELTSYGYVEITSLPRDAANVLVIGTENAAKEYDPGMIFFFREGSVVFWNVEEKTMKKIMQVLERHEIQPYEVALVHWENEEINYRKGEGQSKLHRGQILLNSDLDIDEVILQKFAFSNALCLSVKLAIWESSLDNFVESIQSIPEILKSRKNVKLSHADVMQKIGELFALRHCINLSSDLLITPDFYWDRENLEELYDKTCQFLSINRRVKSSCTRWTVAFGLGKQALNVRITSLCRSGMTSSSCRTFGCGKQPGTVRGARLSTAAQGHQNETCALGGEMRGNCRVEAGN encoded by the exons ATGACGCAAGCGCACCTCGTTGTGTCTTCAATGAGCAGTGTCAGGCGGGGACCGAAGGTCGGGAGCCGGGCGCAGGGACGGGCAGTTTGGCGCTGCTGTTCCCCGCGCGCCAGGGAGAcgagccgccccctcccccccggaagCTCAGGTCTCTG gtcccaaacgatttctcaatttggaatgaatttgtCCAAAGGaataaatattctttctacactggcagaagaagctactgctgttaaaagtgagattatcacttcaacagtctcagAATCCAagggcttaagtgacttccaccagttcactg tTCAGAGTGAAGCAATGACAGTAAAACTGCTGGGATTCCTGGCTAGATGTTCCCATGTGTTAATGAAAATATGTGAGTGCCAAGGCCTTCATAAACCTAGGCATCCAGTGTTAAAACTAAGCAATGATGTTGTCAGGGCATCATTCAGAACTCTAGCACCAGACAAAGTCTTGAACTTGTGCACTCCTGAAACTGCTACCTGTTGCTTGACAAATCTGCGTGAACAACTCAAGAATTGGCAAATGTCAGAAGCAAAGGTTGTGAATTACCAGGTTGGAGAAGTTTATCCTCCATTCAGGGAGGATGCTCTAAGGACTGTGAACTACAAGCATGGACTAAGTAGTGTTAGAAAGTTTATGAAAATGCCAACAAGATTTTATTCAGTTGTATCAGCTGGTAAAATACTGCCAAAACAAAGTATTCTGCCAACTAAGAGACCACCGAAGGCACCTAGGACCAAACAGCCATCCAGAGCTAACCAGCCACTGGTGTCAGAAACTGAG GATCTGATGCAGTGTACAGCCTTCGCAACAGCAGATGAATATCATCTTGGTAATCTGTGTCATGAGCTGACTTCATATGGATACGTTGAAATAACAAGTTTGCCTAGAG atgcAGCAAATGTTTTAGTGATTGGCACGGAAAACGCTGCAAAAGAATATGATCCTGGTATGATCTTTTTCTTCAG GGAAGGGTCTGTTGTGTTTTGGAATGTGGAAGAGAAAACG ATGAAAAAAATAATGCAAGTGTTGGAGCGGCATGAAATTCAGCCTTATGAAGTTGCACTGGTTCATTGGGAGAATGAAGAAATTAACTACAGGAAAGGAGA AGGCCAGTCAAAGCTCCACAGAGGACAAATCTTGTTAAATTCTGACCTGGATATTGATGAAGTAATTCTGCAGAAATTTGCCTTTTCAAATGCTCTTTGCCTTTCTG TAAAACTGGCCATTTGGGAATCATCCTTGGATAATTTTGTGGAATCTATCCAGTCAATTCCTGAG ATATTAAAATCAAGAAAAAATGTGAAACTTTCTCATGCTGATGTAATGCAGAAAATTGGGGAACTCTTTGCCTTacg gcactgtataaatctgaGTTCAGACCTGCTGATAACTCCTGACTTCTACTGGGACAGAGAAAACCTTGAAGAGCTTTATGACAAAACCTGTCAGTTTCTCAGCATTAATCGCAGAGTTAAG agcagctgcacacgGTGGACtgttgcttttgggctcgggaaacaagcactgaatgttAGGATCACATCattatgcaggtctgggatgacaagcagtagctgcagaacttttggatgtggaaAGCAACCTGGAACTGTACGTGGAGCTCGCCTCAGcactgcggcacaaggacaccaaaatgagacctGTGCTCTCGGTGGAGAAATGCGTGGCAATTGCCGTGTGGAAGCTGGTAACTAG
- the RMND1 gene encoding required for meiotic nuclear division protein 1 homolog isoform X5: MTQAHLVVSSMSSVRRGPKVGSRAQGRAVWRCCSPRARETSRPLPPGSSGLWSQTISQFGMNLSKGINILSTLAEEATAVKSEIITSTVSESKGLSDFHQFTVQSEAMTVKLLGFLARCSHVLMKICECQGLHKPRHPVLKLSNDVVRASFRTLAPDKVLNLCTPETATCCLTNLREQLKNWQMSEAKVVNYQVGEVYPPFREDALRTVNYKHGLSSVRKFMKMPTRFYSVVSAGKILPKQSILPTKRPPKAPRTKQPSRANQPLVSETEDLMQCTAFATADEYHLGNLCHELTSYGYVEITSLPRDAANVLVIGTENAAKEYDPGMIFFFREGSVVFWNVEEKTMKKIMQVLERHEIQPYEVALVHWENEEINYRKGEGQSKLHRGQILLNSDLDIDEVILQKFAFSNALCLSVKLAIWESSLDNFVESIQSIPEILKSRKNVKLSHADVMQKIGELFALRHCINLSSDLLITPDFYWDRENLEELYDKTCQFLSINRRVKVWDDKQ, translated from the exons ATGACGCAAGCGCACCTCGTTGTGTCTTCAATGAGCAGTGTCAGGCGGGGACCGAAGGTCGGGAGCCGGGCGCAGGGACGGGCAGTTTGGCGCTGCTGTTCCCCGCGCGCCAGGGAGAcgagccgccccctcccccccggaagCTCAGGTCTCTG gtcccaaacgatttctcaatttggaatgaatttgtCCAAAGGaataaatattctttctacactggcagaagaagctactgctgttaaaagtgagattatcacttcaacagtctcagAATCCAagggcttaagtgacttccaccagttcactg tTCAGAGTGAAGCAATGACAGTAAAACTGCTGGGATTCCTGGCTAGATGTTCCCATGTGTTAATGAAAATATGTGAGTGCCAAGGCCTTCATAAACCTAGGCATCCAGTGTTAAAACTAAGCAATGATGTTGTCAGGGCATCATTCAGAACTCTAGCACCAGACAAAGTCTTGAACTTGTGCACTCCTGAAACTGCTACCTGTTGCTTGACAAATCTGCGTGAACAACTCAAGAATTGGCAAATGTCAGAAGCAAAGGTTGTGAATTACCAGGTTGGAGAAGTTTATCCTCCATTCAGGGAGGATGCTCTAAGGACTGTGAACTACAAGCATGGACTAAGTAGTGTTAGAAAGTTTATGAAAATGCCAACAAGATTTTATTCAGTTGTATCAGCTGGTAAAATACTGCCAAAACAAAGTATTCTGCCAACTAAGAGACCACCGAAGGCACCTAGGACCAAACAGCCATCCAGAGCTAACCAGCCACTGGTGTCAGAAACTGAG GATCTGATGCAGTGTACAGCCTTCGCAACAGCAGATGAATATCATCTTGGTAATCTGTGTCATGAGCTGACTTCATATGGATACGTTGAAATAACAAGTTTGCCTAGAG atgcAGCAAATGTTTTAGTGATTGGCACGGAAAACGCTGCAAAAGAATATGATCCTGGTATGATCTTTTTCTTCAG GGAAGGGTCTGTTGTGTTTTGGAATGTGGAAGAGAAAACG ATGAAAAAAATAATGCAAGTGTTGGAGCGGCATGAAATTCAGCCTTATGAAGTTGCACTGGTTCATTGGGAGAATGAAGAAATTAACTACAGGAAAGGAGA AGGCCAGTCAAAGCTCCACAGAGGACAAATCTTGTTAAATTCTGACCTGGATATTGATGAAGTAATTCTGCAGAAATTTGCCTTTTCAAATGCTCTTTGCCTTTCTG TAAAACTGGCCATTTGGGAATCATCCTTGGATAATTTTGTGGAATCTATCCAGTCAATTCCTGAG ATATTAAAATCAAGAAAAAATGTGAAACTTTCTCATGCTGATGTAATGCAGAAAATTGGGGAACTCTTTGCCTTacg gcactgtataaatctgaGTTCAGACCTGCTGATAACTCCTGACTTCTACTGGGACAGAGAAAACCTTGAAGAGCTTTATGACAAAACCTGTCAGTTTCTCAGCATTAATCGCAGAGTTAAG gtctgggatgacaagcagtag
- the RMND1 gene encoding required for meiotic nuclear division protein 1 homolog isoform X2, translating into MTQAHLVVSSMSSVRRGPKVGSRAQGRAVWRCCSPRARETSRPLPPGSSGLWSQTISQFGMNLSKGINILSTLAEEATAVKSEIITSTVSESKGLSDFHQFTVQSEAMTVKLLGFLARCSHVLMKICECQGLHKPRHPVLKLSNDVVRASFRTLAPDKVLNLCTPETATCCLTNLREQLKNWQMSEAKVVNYQVGEVYPPFREDALRTVNYKHGLSSVRKFMKMPTRFYSVVSAGKILPKQSILPTKRPPKAPRTKQPSRANQPLVSETEDLMQCTAFATADEYHLGNLCHELTSYGYVEITSLPRDAANVLVIGTENAAKEYDPGMIFFFREGSVVFWNVEEKTMKKIMQVLERHEIQPYEVALVHWENEEINYRKGEGQSKLHRGQILLNSDLDIDEVILQKFAFSNALCLSVKLAIWESSLDNFVESIQSIPEILKSRKNVKLSHADVMQKIGELFALRHCINLSSDLLITPDFYWDRENLEELYDKTCQFLSINRRVKVMNEKLQHCMELTDLMRNHLNEKRALRLEWMIVILITIEVMFELARVVF; encoded by the exons ATGACGCAAGCGCACCTCGTTGTGTCTTCAATGAGCAGTGTCAGGCGGGGACCGAAGGTCGGGAGCCGGGCGCAGGGACGGGCAGTTTGGCGCTGCTGTTCCCCGCGCGCCAGGGAGAcgagccgccccctcccccccggaagCTCAGGTCTCTG gtcccaaacgatttctcaatttggaatgaatttgtCCAAAGGaataaatattctttctacactggcagaagaagctactgctgttaaaagtgagattatcacttcaacagtctcagAATCCAagggcttaagtgacttccaccagttcactg tTCAGAGTGAAGCAATGACAGTAAAACTGCTGGGATTCCTGGCTAGATGTTCCCATGTGTTAATGAAAATATGTGAGTGCCAAGGCCTTCATAAACCTAGGCATCCAGTGTTAAAACTAAGCAATGATGTTGTCAGGGCATCATTCAGAACTCTAGCACCAGACAAAGTCTTGAACTTGTGCACTCCTGAAACTGCTACCTGTTGCTTGACAAATCTGCGTGAACAACTCAAGAATTGGCAAATGTCAGAAGCAAAGGTTGTGAATTACCAGGTTGGAGAAGTTTATCCTCCATTCAGGGAGGATGCTCTAAGGACTGTGAACTACAAGCATGGACTAAGTAGTGTTAGAAAGTTTATGAAAATGCCAACAAGATTTTATTCAGTTGTATCAGCTGGTAAAATACTGCCAAAACAAAGTATTCTGCCAACTAAGAGACCACCGAAGGCACCTAGGACCAAACAGCCATCCAGAGCTAACCAGCCACTGGTGTCAGAAACTGAG GATCTGATGCAGTGTACAGCCTTCGCAACAGCAGATGAATATCATCTTGGTAATCTGTGTCATGAGCTGACTTCATATGGATACGTTGAAATAACAAGTTTGCCTAGAG atgcAGCAAATGTTTTAGTGATTGGCACGGAAAACGCTGCAAAAGAATATGATCCTGGTATGATCTTTTTCTTCAG GGAAGGGTCTGTTGTGTTTTGGAATGTGGAAGAGAAAACG ATGAAAAAAATAATGCAAGTGTTGGAGCGGCATGAAATTCAGCCTTATGAAGTTGCACTGGTTCATTGGGAGAATGAAGAAATTAACTACAGGAAAGGAGA AGGCCAGTCAAAGCTCCACAGAGGACAAATCTTGTTAAATTCTGACCTGGATATTGATGAAGTAATTCTGCAGAAATTTGCCTTTTCAAATGCTCTTTGCCTTTCTG TAAAACTGGCCATTTGGGAATCATCCTTGGATAATTTTGTGGAATCTATCCAGTCAATTCCTGAG ATATTAAAATCAAGAAAAAATGTGAAACTTTCTCATGCTGATGTAATGCAGAAAATTGGGGAACTCTTTGCCTTacg gcactgtataaatctgaGTTCAGACCTGCTGATAACTCCTGACTTCTACTGGGACAGAGAAAACCTTGAAGAGCTTTATGACAAAACCTGTCAGTTTCTCAGCATTAATCGCAGAGTTAAG GTAATGAATGAGAAACTTCAGCACTGCATGGAGCTGACGGACCTGATGCGAAATCACCTGAATGAAAAACGTGCCCTGCGCTTGGAATGGATGATAGTCATACTCATCACTATAGAG GTCATGTTTGAACTTGCCCGAGTAGTTTTCTGA
- the RMND1 gene encoding required for meiotic nuclear division protein 1 homolog isoform X6, producing MTVKLLGFLARCSHVLMKICECQGLHKPRHPVLKLSNDVVRASFRTLAPDKVLNLCTPETATCCLTNLREQLKNWQMSEAKVVNYQVGEVYPPFREDALRTVNYKHGLSSVRKFMKMPTRFYSVVSAGKILPKQSILPTKRPPKAPRTKQPSRANQPLVSETEDLMQCTAFATADEYHLGNLCHELTSYGYVEITSLPRDAANVLVIGTENAAKEYDPGMIFFFREGSVVFWNVEEKTMKKIMQVLERHEIQPYEVALVHWENEEINYRKGEGQSKLHRGQILLNSDLDIDEVILQKFAFSNALCLSVKLAIWESSLDNFVESIQSIPEILKSRKNVKLSHADVMQKIGELFALRHCINLSSDLLITPDFYWDRENLEELYDKTCQFLSINRRVKSSCTRWTVAFGLGKQALNVRITSLCRSGMTSSSCRTFGCGKQPGTVRGARLSTAAQGHQNETCALGGEMRGNCRVEAGN from the exons ATGACAGTAAAACTGCTGGGATTCCTGGCTAGATGTTCCCATGTGTTAATGAAAATATGTGAGTGCCAAGGCCTTCATAAACCTAGGCATCCAGTGTTAAAACTAAGCAATGATGTTGTCAGGGCATCATTCAGAACTCTAGCACCAGACAAAGTCTTGAACTTGTGCACTCCTGAAACTGCTACCTGTTGCTTGACAAATCTGCGTGAACAACTCAAGAATTGGCAAATGTCAGAAGCAAAGGTTGTGAATTACCAGGTTGGAGAAGTTTATCCTCCATTCAGGGAGGATGCTCTAAGGACTGTGAACTACAAGCATGGACTAAGTAGTGTTAGAAAGTTTATGAAAATGCCAACAAGATTTTATTCAGTTGTATCAGCTGGTAAAATACTGCCAAAACAAAGTATTCTGCCAACTAAGAGACCACCGAAGGCACCTAGGACCAAACAGCCATCCAGAGCTAACCAGCCACTGGTGTCAGAAACTGAG GATCTGATGCAGTGTACAGCCTTCGCAACAGCAGATGAATATCATCTTGGTAATCTGTGTCATGAGCTGACTTCATATGGATACGTTGAAATAACAAGTTTGCCTAGAG atgcAGCAAATGTTTTAGTGATTGGCACGGAAAACGCTGCAAAAGAATATGATCCTGGTATGATCTTTTTCTTCAG GGAAGGGTCTGTTGTGTTTTGGAATGTGGAAGAGAAAACG ATGAAAAAAATAATGCAAGTGTTGGAGCGGCATGAAATTCAGCCTTATGAAGTTGCACTGGTTCATTGGGAGAATGAAGAAATTAACTACAGGAAAGGAGA AGGCCAGTCAAAGCTCCACAGAGGACAAATCTTGTTAAATTCTGACCTGGATATTGATGAAGTAATTCTGCAGAAATTTGCCTTTTCAAATGCTCTTTGCCTTTCTG TAAAACTGGCCATTTGGGAATCATCCTTGGATAATTTTGTGGAATCTATCCAGTCAATTCCTGAG ATATTAAAATCAAGAAAAAATGTGAAACTTTCTCATGCTGATGTAATGCAGAAAATTGGGGAACTCTTTGCCTTacg gcactgtataaatctgaGTTCAGACCTGCTGATAACTCCTGACTTCTACTGGGACAGAGAAAACCTTGAAGAGCTTTATGACAAAACCTGTCAGTTTCTCAGCATTAATCGCAGAGTTAAG agcagctgcacacgGTGGACtgttgcttttgggctcgggaaacaagcactgaatgttAGGATCACATCattatgcaggtctgggatgacaagcagtagctgcagaacttttggatgtggaaAGCAACCTGGAACTGTACGTGGAGCTCGCCTCAGcactgcggcacaaggacaccaaaatgagacctGTGCTCTCGGTGGAGAAATGCGTGGCAATTGCCGTGTGGAAGCTGGTAACTAG